The sequence GAAAGTAAAAAAGAAGAAAATGTTGTAGAAAATCAAACAGTAAAAGAAAATGCTGTAGAAAGCCAACAAACAGAAGAACCTAAAGAAATTAAAGCAGAGGAAAATATTGCAGAAAAACAAACTACAGAAAAACAAACAAACACTGAAAACACAGTTGAAGAAACAGATCCTTTAAAAATTATACAAGCACGACTAGCTGAAATAAACAATGAAAAAAAAAACGAATCTAACTCAAACGAAATAATTGACAATTTTATAAAGTCAGAGCCTTCTATTAAGATAGATGTGAACAGTATTCCGGATAGACGAAATTTAGCTGAAGAAAGCACAACAGAAAATTTCGAAGTAATATCCGAAACATTAGCTCAAATTTATGAAAAACAAGGCAAATATGAAAGTGCTTTAAAAATGTATGAAAAATTACTTTTGGCTAATCCAGAAAAAAGTAGTTACTTTGCACCCTTAATTGAAAATCTAAAAAAGAAACTATTATAATTTTAAAATTTTAAAACAATGGGTTTTTATATTTTTCTAGTAGTACTAATGATTATTGTATGCTGTTTGCTTGGATTAATAATATTAGTACAGAATTCTAAAGGCGGAGGTCTTGTAGCAGGCATGCAATCTTCTAACCAATTTATGGGTGTAAGACAAACAGCCGATTTTCTTGAAAAGAGCACATGGACATTAGCTATTATTATTTTAGCATTAAGTCTTCTTTCTATTTTCGTTATTCCACGTGGACCTGAACAAACAGAAGAAAGTCGCGTGAAAAAATATATTGAAACTAGCGGTGCTCCTGAAGTTATCCCTACCGGTGCACAACAAGAAAATGCAATTCCTCTTGAATAACTAAGCCAAATTATAAACTGTAAAAAAACTCCGACATAAACTCGGAGTTTTTTATATTTTTCTATTTCCAACAAAATCAAAACACTATTTTCAAGCCAAAATGGCGTGATTTTTTTTGCTTAAAAGTCATTACATACGACAAATAAGTGAAATTTTGTCAGTTATTTCATTATGGCACAGAAAATGAGATTAAAAAAAGTCGAACAAAAAAAATATATAAAAAATGAGTATAAACATAAAACCATTAGCAGACCGAGTTGTAATAGAACCGGCACAAGCAGAAACGAAAACAAGTAGCGGTATAATTATCCCAGACACAGCAAAAGAAAAACCACAAAGAGGAAAAGTTGTGGCAGCCGGACCTGGAAAAAAAGATGAACCAGTTACTTTAAAAGTTGGAGACATTGTTCTTTATGGCAAATATGCCGGAACAGAAATTACAGTTGACGGAAAAGATTATCTTATAATGAAAGAATCTGACGTATTAGCAATCATTTAATTTTAACTTTTTTAAAAAAAACATAATATGGCAAAACAAATTTTATACGGTGTTGAAGCCCGCGAACAAATAAAAAAAGGTGTTGACGCATTATCAAATGCAGTGAAAGTTACCCTTGGACCAAAAGGTCGTAACGTTATAATTGAAAAATCTTATGGTGCTCCTATAATAACAAAAGACGGCGTAAGTGTTGCAAAAGAAATAGAACTGCCTGAAAAAACACATAATATGGGTGCTCAGATGGTGAAAGAAGTTGCTAGCAAAACCAATGATGCTGCCGGCGACGGAACAACCACTGCAACAGTTTTAGCACAAGCTATTTTCAATACTGGCTTAAAAAACGTTACTGCTGGTGCCAATCCTATGGATTTAAAAAGAGGTATCGACAAAGCAGTTGCAGCAATTGTTGAAAATTTGAAAAAACAATCAAGAGACGTTGAAGATAGTTTTGAAAAAATAGAGCAAGTTGCTACTATTTCTGCCAATAACGACATCGAAATTGGAAAAACAATTGCCGAAGCTATGAAAAAAGTGAAAAAAGAAGGCGTTATCACTATAGAAGAGGCAAAAGGCACTGAAACCACTGTAGATGTAGTTGAAGGAATGCAATTCGACCGTGGCTACTTATCTCCTTACTTTGTAACAGACACAGAAAAAATGCTTACCGCTTTTGATAACGCATTTTTACTAATATATGACAAAAAAATCAGCAGCATGAAAGAATTGTTGCCAATTTTAGAAAAAGTTGTTCAAACAGGTCGTCCTCTACTAATAATTTCAGAAGACATAGAAGGCGAAGCATTAGCTACCCTTGTTGTAAACAAACTACGCGGTTCTCTAAGAGTTGCTGCTGTTAAAGCTCCTGGCTTTGGCGATCGCAGAAAAGAAATGCTTGAAGATATCGCTATTTTAACAGGCGGACTAGTAATTAGCGAAGAAAAAGGATATAAACTTGAAGACGCAGAAATTAGCTATTTAGGTCAAGCTGAAAAAATTACTGTTGACAAAGAAAATACTACAATAGTAAAAGGAATGGGCAGCAAAGAAAACATTGATGCTCGCATTGGACAAATAAAAACTCAAATTGAAAACACAACTAGCGACTATGACCGCGAAAAACTTCAAGAACGTCTTGCTAAATTAGCTGGTGGAGTTGCTGTTATTAAAGTTGGTGCAGCTTCTGAAGTAGAAATGAAAGAAAAGAAAGATCGCTTCGACGATGCACTACACGCAACCCGCGCGGCAGTTGAAGAAGGAATTGTTCCTGGAGGAGGCGTAGCATACATTAGAGCTATTGATAGCATTAAAGAAATAAAAATAAATAATGAAGACGAAAAAACAGGCGTTGAAATAATTCGCAGAGCTGTTGAAGAACCTCTCAGACAAATTGTAGAAAACGCAGGTTTAGAAGGTAGCGTTATTGTTCAAAAAATCCGCGAAGGAAAAGATGACTTCGGATTTAATGCTAGAACAGAAACATACGAAAACCTACATACAACTGGCGTTATAGACCCAACTAAAGTTGCTCGCGTTGCTCTTGAAAACGCTGCTTCTATTGCTGGCATGCTACTTACAACAGAAACAGTTATTGCAGAAATAAAAGAAGACAAACCTGTAATGGCTCCACCTATGCCAGGAGGCGGAATGGGAGACATGTACTAAAAAATAATAAAAATAAAATTTTTAAGCCCCTTTATTTTAAGGGGTTTTTTTATAATTTTGTAATAAACTTTACAAGCAAATAAGAAAAAACTATGAGAAAAATATTAACATTTATTCTTTTTATCAGCATTTATAATTTCATATTTGCCCAAATTAATGTTCTTGAAACTATAAATATTGCAAAATCAGATGCCGCTCGTGCAAATAATTTCAAAAACAAACCTGCAAAAATTATTGGAAAAGAATACGATTTGAAGTTTCATAGATTTAATTGGACTGTTGACCCTGCCATACACGCAATTAGCGGCTCTGTAACGTCATATTTTGTCGCCAAAGAAGACAACTTGTCTCAAATAGTTTTTTCTCTAAAATCTAATATGATTGTGGACTCAGTAAAATATCACGGCGTAAAAACTACAAAAACACATAGCCAAGATTTACTAAATATAACAATAAGTCCAGCTATATCAATTGGCACACTTGATAGTGTTACTGTTTATTATCACGGCTCTCCTGATTACTCTGGGTTTGGTTCTTTTATTACCTCAACTCATGGACCTAGCAATGCGCCTATATTATGGACACTTTCAGAACCATACGGAGCCTTTGAATGGTGGCCCTGCAAAAATGACCTTAGCGATAAAATAGATTCTACCGACGTTTTTGTAACTTATCCAAACGGCAATCATGCTGCTTCAAATGGAATATTAGTTTCTGAAACCACAAATGGAGCCTTTACCACATCTTATTGGAAACACAGATACCCGATTGCCGCATATCTAATAGCAATAGCTGTTACAAACTATCAAATTTATACTGAAAATTTTTCTCTTTCACAAGGTAATTTGCCAATTTTAAACTACGTATTTCCTGAAGATTATGAGCAAATAAAATTGCAAACACCTGTATTAGAGCCAGTTATGCGATTTTACGACTCCATTATTGCACCATATCCATATATGGATGAAAAGTATGGACATGCTCAATTCGGCTGGGGAGGAGGAATGGAACACCAAACCATGAGTTTTATGGGTGGTTTTAACTACGAACTTATGGCTCATGAACTTTTGCATCAATGGTATGGCGATGCTGTTACATGCGGCTCATGGAGAGATATTTGGCTTAACGAAGGCTTTGCTACATATTACACAGCACTTAACTACGACCATTTCTTCCATGACACATATTGGAAGTCGTGGAAAAAAGGTGCCGTTAACTATATTACAAGCCTTCCTGACGGCTCAGTGTATGTATATGACACCAGTAGCGTAAGCCGCGTGTTTGATTCTCGCCTTACATATTACAAAGCTGCCTTTGTATTACATATGCTACGCTGGGTAGTTGGCGACGACAACTTCTTCACCGCAAACAGAAGTTATTTTAACGACCCAAAACACCATTTTGGCTATGCTCTCACTCCTGACTACATCAATCATGTAGAAGCGGTTTGTGGCAAAGATTTAACTAATTTTTTCAATAACTGGATTTACAAAGAAGGGCATCCATCTTATCAAATTTATATAAACAGAATTTCGCCTGACTCAATGTCTGTTAAAATAAACCAAACGCAAAGCCACTCATCTGTTAGCTTCTTCAAAATGCCTATTCCTATAAGCTTTTACAAAAATGGAATTGACACTACTTTTGTTTTCGACAACACTTTTTCTGGGCAGGAATTTTTTATTCATTATCCAACAAATCCAGATTCCATAATTTTTGACAAAGAAAATTGGATACTATCAAATAATAACAGCATTTTAAGCTTGGGCGAAAATAAAATTGAAAATATAAGTTTATACCCAAATCCAAGCTCAGACAAGATTTACATTAATGGATTAAACGGAAAAGATTTTTATTTTAAAATTTTCGACAACAGCGGCAAAATTATCATTTCAGAAAAAGGAGAAAACAATAAAGGCATTTCAATACAAAAGCTAAAGCAAGGCTGCTACAACATTGTTTTAATCCAAAACGAAAATGAAATAGCTCATTTTACTTTTATAAAACAATAATATTTTGAGTAAAAAAAACAATATTCAAGCTGAAAATGGCAAATACGGAGAACTATTAGCCCAAAATCTGCTTAAAAACAAAGGTTACGAAATACTACAAAAAAATTGGCGTTCTGGAAAAGACGAAATTGATATTATTGCAAAACATCAGGACACAATTATTTTTGTTGAAGTAAAAACTAGAAGCAATGTAAATTATGGCAAGCCTTATGATTTTGTTGACGAAAGAAAACAAAATGCCATTTTCAGAGCAGCACAATCATATATTGACAACTTCAACATAACCTACGAGGTACGATTTGATATAATTTCTGTAGAAATAAAAAAAGACGGTTCCACACTGATTGACCACATTACAAATGCTTTTAGTGGATAAAAAAATCATTTTAAAAAAATTTCTTATTTTCGTAAATTAGTATTGAAAAATGAAAAAATATTACTTTTTTATAATAATTGTTTTATTTTGCTTCAATTCTGAAGCTCAAATTTTTAAAGGTGGCGTTAAAGCTGGACTTGTAGCAACACAAGTAAATGGCGACCAATTGTCAGGTTTTAAAAAACTAGGTCTTACTGGCGGATTTACGCTCGCCTTGCCTCTTTCAGAAAAATCTGAATTATCCACGGAATTAATTTTTGTACAAAAAGGCAGCAGACAAAATCCCACAGAAAACAATCCAAGCAAATTTTTAATGCGACTGAATTACATAGAAATGCCTTGGATATATAGTTTTAAATTGAAAAAACAGAAAATCGGATTTGAAGGAGGATTGTCTTTTGGCATACTTTTAAAAACTGAAGATGTCGAATACGACTTATATGGCAAAATACCAACAAGATTAGAATTTCAAAAATACGAATTTGCTGCACTTGCAGGCATTTGCTATTATATAAATGATAAGAACAAAATAAACTTCAGATATTCACAATCTTTACTCCCAATACGAAAGCTCCCAAACGCTCCAACTAGTTTCTATTTTTTCGATCGCGGACAAACAAACGTAGTAGCTGCATTAACTTATGAATACGAATTCTAAAATATCAAATATTATTATTGGAATTACAGGTGCCAGCGGTGCCATTTACGGCTATGAGCTTATAAATCAATTATTAAAAATTGACCAAATAAAAAAAATAGCAGTAATTTTTAGTGACAACGGAGCTAAAGTTTGGGAATATGAGCAAATGCCAAAAATACCAAAGAATAAAAAAATTGAAGTTTTTAATAACAATGATTTTTTTGCCGCCCCAGCCTCTGGTTCAGCTCAGTATAATGCAATGTTTATCACACCCTGCTCAATGGGTACACTGGCAGCAATAGCCACAGGAACGTCTTCTAATCTAATACACAGAGCTGCTGATGTTACATTAAAGGAAAGACGCAAGTTGATTCTTTTAGTACGCGAAGCTCCTCTCAATCTTATTCATATAAAAAATATGGAAACTATCACCTTAGCCGGTGGCATTATTTTTCCAGCTTCACCTTTTTTCTACAACCGCCATGAAAAACTAAACGATATAGTTTCCGACTTAATTTCTAGGCTTATAAATATTTCAGGAATAAATTTACCTATAAAAGAATGGGGAAAATAAAAAGAAAAATGCTTTGGGAATATGACGTAAAAGTCTTATTAGCACTAGATTTATCAATTAGTGGTAAATCTAAATTTTTTAATTTTTTATTGGAAAATGGCTATCCAGAATTAGCTGCTTTTTCCGGTTCTATGAGAGGCGACATCAAGGCTTTAAAATGGCTTTTTGACAATGGTTCACCCGAACTTGGCGTTCTAAGCGATGCTATAGATTCTGAAGAAGCCGCAATCGAATGGCTAAAAAAGAACAATCTTATACTATATGTTATTTTTGCTGATGCTTGCAGAGGTATTTCTATTGCAAAGCAATTTCTAAAAAAAGAAAAATTGGATATTTTTGTACGTCTTGCGGAAACAATAAATGATGTTTTAAAGCAGCAACAATTTGATGCATGGGATTATCATAAATATAGAAGAAGATAATTTGAAAAAATTTTTAAAAATAAAACACAAAAAATTTTTTTATACAATTAAAAAATGTTTAATTTGCATACGATTTTAATAATTACAATGCAAAAAATTATAAAAATAGTCTTTTTGTTGCTTGCTGTTTTTGTTAGCCCATTGTCTCTGAACGCTACAGAAGCAGAAAAAGCAAAGACAGACACGACCCAAGAGCTTGATATTACAACTGTAATTTTTGATCACATTCTGGATTCTCACGAATGGCATATTATGACTTTGAATGAAGGCAAGGAAAATGAAAAACATATCGTTGTGCCGCTTCCAGTCATTTTATACGACGATGGCAAGATTGTTACCTTTATGAGCTCTGCTTTTCATCACGGAGGACATAATGGCTACCAAATTGGCACAGGTGAATATG comes from Bacteroidales bacterium and encodes:
- a CDS encoding YraN family protein, whose amino-acid sequence is MQAENGKYGELLAQNLLKNKGYEILQKNWRSGKDEIDIIAKHQDTIIFVEVKTRSNVNYGKPYDFVDERKQNAIFRAAQSYIDNFNITYEVRFDIISVEIKKDGSTLIDHITNAFSG
- a CDS encoding co-chaperone GroES; the protein is MSINIKPLADRVVIEPAQAETKTSSGIIIPDTAKEKPQRGKVVAAGPGKKDEPVTLKVGDIVLYGKYAGTEITVDGKDYLIMKESDVLAII
- a CDS encoding T9SS type A sorting domain-containing protein, encoding MRKILTFILFISIYNFIFAQINVLETINIAKSDAARANNFKNKPAKIIGKEYDLKFHRFNWTVDPAIHAISGSVTSYFVAKEDNLSQIVFSLKSNMIVDSVKYHGVKTTKTHSQDLLNITISPAISIGTLDSVTVYYHGSPDYSGFGSFITSTHGPSNAPILWTLSEPYGAFEWWPCKNDLSDKIDSTDVFVTYPNGNHAASNGILVSETTNGAFTTSYWKHRYPIAAYLIAIAVTNYQIYTENFSLSQGNLPILNYVFPEDYEQIKLQTPVLEPVMRFYDSIIAPYPYMDEKYGHAQFGWGGGMEHQTMSFMGGFNYELMAHELLHQWYGDAVTCGSWRDIWLNEGFATYYTALNYDHFFHDTYWKSWKKGAVNYITSLPDGSVYVYDTSSVSRVFDSRLTYYKAAFVLHMLRWVVGDDNFFTANRSYFNDPKHHFGYALTPDYINHVEAVCGKDLTNFFNNWIYKEGHPSYQIYINRISPDSMSVKINQTQSHSSVSFFKMPIPISFYKNGIDTTFVFDNTFSGQEFFIHYPTNPDSIIFDKENWILSNNNSILSLGENKIENISLYPNPSSDKIYINGLNGKDFYFKIFDNSGKIIISEKGENNKGISIQKLKQGCYNIVLIQNENEIAHFTFIKQ
- a CDS encoding PorT family protein, translating into MKKYYFFIIIVLFCFNSEAQIFKGGVKAGLVATQVNGDQLSGFKKLGLTGGFTLALPLSEKSELSTELIFVQKGSRQNPTENNPSKFLMRLNYIEMPWIYSFKLKKQKIGFEGGLSFGILLKTEDVEYDLYGKIPTRLEFQKYEFAALAGICYYINDKNKINFRYSQSLLPIRKLPNAPTSFYFFDRGQTNVVAALTYEYEF
- the groL gene encoding chaperonin GroEL (60 kDa chaperone family; promotes refolding of misfolded polypeptides especially under stressful conditions; forms two stacked rings of heptamers to form a barrel-shaped 14mer; ends can be capped by GroES; misfolded proteins enter the barrel where they are refolded when GroES binds): MAKQILYGVEAREQIKKGVDALSNAVKVTLGPKGRNVIIEKSYGAPIITKDGVSVAKEIELPEKTHNMGAQMVKEVASKTNDAAGDGTTTATVLAQAIFNTGLKNVTAGANPMDLKRGIDKAVAAIVENLKKQSRDVEDSFEKIEQVATISANNDIEIGKTIAEAMKKVKKEGVITIEEAKGTETTVDVVEGMQFDRGYLSPYFVTDTEKMLTAFDNAFLLIYDKKISSMKELLPILEKVVQTGRPLLIISEDIEGEALATLVVNKLRGSLRVAAVKAPGFGDRRKEMLEDIAILTGGLVISEEKGYKLEDAEISYLGQAEKITVDKENTTIVKGMGSKENIDARIGQIKTQIENTTSDYDREKLQERLAKLAGGVAVIKVGAASEVEMKEKKDRFDDALHATRAAVEEGIVPGGGVAYIRAIDSIKEIKINNEDEKTGVEIIRRAVEEPLRQIVENAGLEGSVIVQKIREGKDDFGFNARTETYENLHTTGVIDPTKVARVALENAASIAGMLLTTETVIAEIKEDKPVMAPPMPGGGMGDMY
- a CDS encoding UbiX family flavin prenyltransferase, with amino-acid sequence MSNIIIGITGASGAIYGYELINQLLKIDQIKKIAVIFSDNGAKVWEYEQMPKIPKNKKIEVFNNNDFFAAPASGSAQYNAMFITPCSMGTLAAIATGTSSNLIHRAADVTLKERRKLILLVREAPLNLIHIKNMETITLAGGIIFPASPFFYNRHEKLNDIVSDLISRLINISGINLPIKEWGK
- the secG gene encoding preprotein translocase subunit SecG → MGFYIFLVVLMIIVCCLLGLIILVQNSKGGGLVAGMQSSNQFMGVRQTADFLEKSTWTLAIIILALSLLSIFVIPRGPEQTEESRVKKYIETSGAPEVIPTGAQQENAIPLE